The DNA segment CGACGGCATTGACGGGACTTCTGCTCGAGAACGACGCAGGCCGACTGACGCGTGGCTCGACGCGCATCGATTTCGCCGACCCGATGGGCCCGCAGATCGAGATCGACTTCGTCGCCCGCGCCGAGGATGGCGAGGAGCACCCCTCCGCACGCTGCGAACTGCCACGACGCCTCGTCTGGCTCGAGCTGCCCTTCGCGTTCGACGGACTCCCGCTTCCGTGAGTCGTGGGTCGCGACTTGTGACTTGTGACTTGTGACTTGTGACTTGTGACTTGTGAAGCCCAGGGTTGAGCGAAGCGATGCCCGGGAGCGAGGGCGCAACGTGCTGCGTTCCCGGGCATCGCTCCGCTCAACCCGGGGCTTCGATTTCAGAAATCACTTCAATCGACCCCACGACCGAGGCGCAGCGCGGCTTCGAGGTCGAGGGTGCCTTCATGGAGCGCGCGTCCGACGATGACGCCTTCGACATCGGAACTGATGAGTGGCTGCAGATCGTCGATCGACCCGACGCCTCCACTGGCAAGCACGGGCAACTCGGTCGCGCGGGCAAGCTGTTGCGTGCCGTCGGCATCCGTCCCAGTCATCATGCCGTCGCGGGCAACGTCGGTGTACAGCAGCGCCGCCAGCGGCAAGGTTGACACGTCCGCGGCAAGGTCGAGCACCGCCACGTCCGTCGTCTCCTGCCAACCGCCCACCGCCACGCGGCCGCCTTTGGCATCGACGGCCAGAACCACCCGCCCGGCGATGTCGTCGCCACTGAGGATCGATTCCAACCACGCGCGATCGCGCACGCCGCGAGTCCCGACGACAACGCGATCGCAACCCGCGTTCAACAGGCGTCGCACGTCGTCGATCTCCCGTACACCGCCGCCGGCCTGGACCTTCAGCCGAGGCTCGGCCCGCACGATTGCTTCGATCGCCTCGGCCTGCTGTACCGCTCCGGCTTTGGCACCGTCCAGGTCGACCACGTGAAGCCGCTCGGCCCCGAGGTTCGCCCACTGCTGAACCAGCAGAGCCGGGTCGCGGTCGTAAGTCGTCTGCCTTTCAAAATCCCCCTGCGCCAGGCGAACGACTTCGCCGCCACGCAGGTCGATGCTCGGGTAGATCGTCAGTCGGCCGCGACGCGATTCAGGCACGGGCGACCGTAGCCGGTCGTCGGGTCAGCACGCGGCGGTGTACCTTCAGAAACGCCGATGCCAGTGCGACACGCGGATCAACCTCGCTGTGCAAGACGATCTCCGAACACGACGGATGCGTTGCCTCGTGCGAGACCTGCACCTCGTCCTGCGTCGACGCACGCGGATCGGCAGACGAGTCGAGCCCGTCGGCTTCGCGGCGTCGGACTCGTCGAAGTGCCTGAGCGGCAGAGGCTGGGTGGAGTGGCGTGATGATCATAAGTCACCAACCGACGTACGATTCCGCAGCCGCCGTGTCCAATCG comes from the Planctomycetota bacterium genome and includes:
- the hisA gene encoding 1-(5-phosphoribosyl)-5-[(5-phosphoribosylamino)methylideneamino]imidazole-4-carboxamide isomerase, yielding MPESRRGRLTIYPSIDLRGGEVVRLAQGDFERQTTYDRDPALLVQQWANLGAERLHVVDLDGAKAGAVQQAEAIEAIVRAEPRLKVQAGGGVREIDDVRRLLNAGCDRVVVGTRGVRDRAWLESILSGDDIAGRVVLAVDAKGGRVAVGGWQETTDVAVLDLAADVSTLPLAALLYTDVARDGMMTGTDADGTQQLARATELPVLASGGVGSIDDLQPLISSDVEGVIVGRALHEGTLDLEAALRLGRGVD